The region CCtagggcaggaggaggaataTTGGGGTTCCCTGGGACAGGGGAGGATCTGGGGGtccctgggacagggacagggatattgggggtccctgggacaggggggggatctgggggtccctgggacaggggggggatctgggggtccctggggcagggaaggatctgggggtccctggggcaGTGATGTTGGGGTTCCCTGGGACAGGGGGAGGAAAATTGGGGGTCCCTGGGACAGGAGGGGGGATGTTGGGGGTCCCTGGGACAGGGATATTGGggtccctggggcagggggtgatCTGGGGTCCCTGGAACAGGAGGAGAGATATTGGGGGTCCCTGGGACAGGGATATTGGggtccctggggcagggggtgatCTGGGGTCCCTGGAACAGGAGGAGAGATATTGGGGGTCCCTGGGACAGAGGGGGGGATGTTGGGGGTCCCTGGGATAGGGGGAGAGAAATTGGGGGTccctgggacagggggggggatgttgggggtccctgggggggtcTGGAGAGTCCATGGGACAAGAGtgggggggacattgggggtCTCCAGGTTCAGGGGTTTGGGGGCTTTTCCCAGGAGGGCTTTGGGGTCCCCTTGGGGTTCAGGGGGGTCTGGAGGAGACTTTGGGGAgcatggagggggggggaaagctgGAAAAGCCCCCCCAGGAGGAGGGAATTTGCATTTTGGAGAATccaggagcaggatggggagaTCCCAAATAACCCCCCCCTGGCAGCCACTGGGGATTTTTAGggattttcctgaaaaaattggcattttgcttcagaattccttaaaaacaccaaacctttttttttttttttttttttttgggggggggaaagggttGGAATTGTGGAgtttggaggaggagggggggggggaagaggaggatttTAGGATTccaccccaaatcccctcccccagcccctggtgGAGTTGCTGTTGGGTTTATTTGAAGTggatttggtttattttaagttgatttggtttattttaagtTCTTCACCGAGGGATTTGgaggtggtttggggttttttgggtttttttttttattctctttttgaACGGGGAGTTTGAGGAATTCTGGAACCAGGAGGCCTCCTGCCAACCTTCCCTGCTGGGATTTCAAGTGGCTTAGAAGGACACAGCCAcactccttcaaaaaaaaaaaggaaaaaaaaagggaaaacctGAACTTTCTGAGCctcaaaaattaaatctttggGTTTGAGCCCCccggagaggggggggaggaggaggaggagccccAAAATGGGACAGAAAGCCCCAGATTGACCTTTTTTGGAGACCTGGGGAGGGTTTGGAGGTTTAATTTGGTTCCTCCAGGTGGGACAAAAACTGGGGTGGTGGTGATTATGGAGCCATTGGGTCAGGCAGAGcctttctgctcctccctgggGGTTTTCTGAGCAGAATTCCTCAGCTTTTCACCCAAAACCTTCCCTCTTCCCAAAACAGGGAACTCTCAGGAACTTTTCCCTCCCAGAGGGCTCAGTTTGTGCCTGCTGGGAGGTGAGGGAAGAAAAACTGAGGGTGAGGAAGGTGCCCACCAAGCCCCAGGTCCCCTCTGTGCCTGCCAGGTgtttgggtttcatttttttggggCCAAAACTCCAGGGTTTGGGACCTCTGGGTTGGTCTGGAGCTGGGAATAAAAAGCCCCAAGGATTTCTGGTGATTTCCCAACCTTCTCCTCATCCCCTGCCTGGgtcaagagaaaggaaaaaaaaaagggtcaggGGGGTTTGGTTCTGCCTGAGGCTCCTGTTGTCTCCTTCCTACAAGAAATGGGGGATTCTGGGCTTCCAGCTTAAAataaatgaggtttttttgcattctcTAAGTGATTTTCCCCACCCTGGTGGTGGGGGGTGAGAgatttggggtggttttggggggatttAATCCCCTGCATTAGACTTTGGTCATGGAGATCCCAATCTTCTGAGTTCTGGAGGAGACAGAAGGTAGAGAACTCCAAATTCCTGGGGTTTAttgagtttggtttggttttttttttttttaaaaaaaaaaaaaaggatttttgagAGTTGTGGAGCAGTTcctgtggtggcagcagcagcagcttcaggtCCTCCTGGGGCTTGTCCTGCCCTGCAGGATAAAGGTGGATAAAGGGGTTGGAGAGGGATGAAAAGGGGCAGGAAAGCCACCCAAAACCTGGGATAAACAGGAGGAGAGCACCCCgagctgggaggagtgggaACACTCCCCAGGTGCCTCCTGGAACAGGGATTTCCCATCACTCTGCAGTTTTAGACCCAAACCCAGGTTTATTTGGGGTCTTCCTtgagttttcctttctctgaatCTTCCTCTGGATCTTCCTCTGGGTCCTTTCTCTGGGTCCTTTCTCTGGGTCCTTTCTCTGGGTCCTTTCTCTGGGTCCTTTCTCTGGGTCCTTTCTCTGGGTCCTTCTCTGGATCTTCCCCTGGATCCTCCCCTGGATCCTCCCCTGGATCCTCCCCTGGATCCTCCTCTGGATCTTTTTTTGGATCTTTTTCTGGATCTTTCCCTGGGTCCTTTCCCTGGATCTTTCCCTGGGTCCTttccctggatccttctctgGATCTTTGGATCCTCCTCTGGGTCTCTCTCTGGATCTTCCCCTGGATCCCTCTCTGGGTCCCTCTCTGGATCCTCCTCTGGATCTCTGGATCCTTCTCTGGATCTTCCTCTGGATTTTTCCCTGGATCCTCCCCTGGATCTTTTTCTGGATCTTTTTCTGGATCTTTTTCTGGATCCTTTCCCTGGGTCCTTTCCCTGGATCTTTCCCTGGGTCCTTTCTCTGGGTCCTTTCTCTGGATCCTCCTCTGGATCTCTGGATCCTCCTCTGGATCCTCCTCTGGGTCCCTCTCTGGGTCCTTCTCTGGATCTTTGGATCTTCCTCTGGGTCCTTTCTCTGGGTCCCTCTCTGGGTCCCTCTCTGGGTCCCTCTCTGGATCCTCCTCTGGATCTCTGGATCCTCCCCTGGATCCTCCCCTGGATCCTCCCCTGGATCCTCCCCTGGATCCTCCCCTGGATCTTCCCCTGGATCTTCCCCTGGATCTTCCCCTGGATCTTCCCCTGGGTCCTTTCCCTGGGTCCTTTCCCTGGGTCCTTTCCCTGGGTCCTTTCTCTGGATCCTTCTCTGGATCCTTCTCTGGATCCTTCTCTGGATCTTTGGATCCTCCTCTGGGTCTCTCTCTGGATCTTCCCCTGGATCCTTCTCTGGGTCCCTCTCTGGATCCTCCTCTGGATCTCTGGATTCTTCTCTGGATCTTCCTCTGGATCCTCCCCTGGATCTTTTTCTGGATCTTTTTCTGGATCTTTTTCTGGATCCTTTCCCTGGGTCCTTTCCCTGGGTCCTTTCCCTGGGTCCTTTCCCTGGATCTTTCCCTGGATCTTTCCCTGGGTCCTTTCTCTGGGTCCTTTCTCTGGATCCTCCTCTGGATCTCTGGATCCTCCTCTGGATCCTCCTCTGGGTCCCTCTCTGGGTCCTTCTCTGGATCTTTGGATCTTCCTCTGGGTCCTTTCTCTGGGTCCCTCTCTGGGTCCCTCTCTGGATCCTCCTCTGGATCTCTGGATCCTCCCCTGGATCCTCCCCTGGATCCTCCCCTGGATCTTCCCCTGGATCTTTCCCTGGGTCCTTTCCCTGGGTCCTTTCCCTGGGTCCTTTCCCTGGGTCCTTTCTCTGGATCCTTCTCTGGATCCTTCTCTGGATCTTTGGATCCCTCTCTGGATCCCTCTCTGGATCTTTCTCTGGATCTTTCTCTGGGTCCTTTCTCTGGATCCTTTCTCTGAGTCCTTTCTCTGGATCTTCCTCTGGGTCCTTTCTCTGGGCCCTTTCTCTGGATCTTTGGATCCTTCTCTGGGTCCTTCTCTGGGTCCTCTGGATCCTTCTCTGGATCTTTGGATTATTTTCTGGATCTTCCTTTGGATCTTTCTCtggcttctttcttctttgattcttttttgGGGCTTCCCTTTGggcttctctttgctttcctttgcttcttcTGGAGCCTGGGATTCCCTGGAATCTCCCAAGTGGtgtttccctctcttcccagcCCCCCTCAACCTCTCCCTCAGCTCCCAACCCCACTCCATGAAGttctcaggagctctggggAATCCAGGGAAGTTCAGGGCCTGAGGGGAAAATTCTCTTGGATGCCAAAGATTCCTGGGGGAGGAGccctggctgggagctgccagcagcatctcctcagGGGGTTGGGAGAAGAATTTGGGGAATTTTCCTTGGTTTGCCAGAAGAATTGGGAGGAGATGTTgaaggggagaggctgaggagcatTCCCAGGAGGATGGCTTTGATTTCCTCACATTCAGGGCAGGTGCTGAGGTTTGGGAGGGGAAGCAGGGACCAAAAGGATCCCTTTTGGGAGCAGAAGACCTGGAGGAGATCCAGGGAATCCCCACTCtgcctcctggagctgctgcttcacaaTTCCCTCAGGGATCTGCACAGCTCGGAGCTTCTCCCCCCTCAGCActgaggttttggggtgaaaCCTCAGCTGGGGGTGATGCTGCCACCCatctcccccccttttcctcaccctgggaggagctgaggagctgccctCGTGTCCCCAGGGTTGAAACTTCCATTCCTGGGAAGGTGGAGCCCATTCCTGGGAAGGTGGAGCCCATTCCTGGGAAGGTGAAGCCCATTCCTGGGAAGGTGAAGCCCATTCCTGGGAAGGTGGAGCCCATTCCTGGGAAGGTGAAGCCCATTCCTGGGAAGGTGGAGCCCATTCCTGCCACAGCAAAATCCTTGCTGGCTCCAGAGGGACCAAATTCCCTCCTGGGGAGAAGGTTGGGGGGGAACTGAGGCTCTGGGGGCTCCTCACCCACTGCCCCAAACCTGAGTTttgggggcactgggggggaggAGTTGTTGGGGGAAGAGTTTTTTTGTGCCACTGGAGATCCTGCTGGGATTTGGGGCTTTGGATACCTCCTCCTGGAGAGGTGGAAAATGGGATGGATCCACCCTCAGGGGGTTGGGGTGACCCCTGTCTGGGGTTGGGGGCCTGGAGAGGAGGCCTCGTGGAGTTCAAGAGGGCCAAGGGCAAGGTCCTGTCCCTGGGGTGGGACAATCCCAAGGAAAAATCCAGGAGAAAGGgtggagaaggacctggggaggTTGGGGGAGGAGAAGCTCAAGGGGAGGCATCAACCctttggggttgttcagcctggagaagacaaagCCTTGGGGAAACCTTGGAGACCTGGAATACCCCATCTCCAGTCCTTCAGCAAAAGTCTGGGGAGAAACTTCAACAAATCGAATactaaaacttattttttttttaatttttccctgatTCTccctgaaaaatctttttttttggctcttctggggctggggcagagctttGGCTGCAGGAAATCCCAGGCTGGGGTTGGTCCTTTTGGGGTTGATCGTTTTGGGGTTGGTCCTTTTGGGGTTGGTCCTTTTGGGGTTGATCCTTTTGGGGTTTGTCTTTTTGAGGTTGATCCTTTTGAGGTTGATCCTTTTGGGGTTGGTCCTTTTGGGGTTGATCCTTTTGGGGTTTGTCTTTTTGAGGTTGATCCTTTTGGGGTTGATGCTTTTGGGGTTCATCCTTTTGGGGTTTGTCCTTTTGGGGCTTGTCCTTTTGGGGTTTGTCCTTTTGAGGTTGATCCTCTTGGGGTTGATGCTTTTGGGGTTTGTCCTTTTGGGGTTTGTCCTTTTGGGGTTTGTCCTCTTAGGGTTGATCCTCTTAGGGTTGATCCTCTTGGGGttgttcctcctgctccccacctcCTGTGCCTGATTTCTTGATTgatttcctggtttttttccctttttttcctttgtccccAGGTCGATCTGTCACACTTGTCCCCAGAGGAGAGGTGGAGGTGAGTCTGGGAGGGGCATGACCCCAAAGTcctggcaggagaggagaggagcagctcgTGGAGAAGTGTGGGATGGTTGATTTTTATCACTTCCAcctcttttggggtttttttggggtttttttttggccaagCTCAGCCATGCAGCCCCTCCTTGGGTGAGGATGGTGCTGGTGGCTCCAAAACTGGGCTGAGAGGAGGAACTGAAGGTTGGGGGACACTTGTGAAGAGACTTTCTCTCCATCTTCATGAGTTCAGGTGTTTTCTCAAGAATTTTCCAGACTTTTGGTGTTCAGTTTtggacaagaaggacatggaggggttgggagagtgtccagagaagggcaggggagctggggaagagtctggagaggcaggagaaggggctggagaacatggaggaggttctggagagcatggaggaggttctggagagcatggagaaggttctggagagcatggaggaggttctggagagcatggagaaggttctggagagcatggagaaggttctggagaagttgtgaggagcatctgaggcACCCAAGGGTGTTCTGCCTgcagcaaaggaggctgagggttGGGGAACACTCGTGGGGGGAGTGCTCCATGTGTTCAGGTGTTTTCCCAAGTGTTTTCCAGCTTTTTGGTGGaaaagaaggacatggaggggctggagagtgtccagagaagggaatggagctggggaaggggctggagcagaaggagaaggtctggagggCAATGAGGAGgttctggagaagatggagaaggagttggagaggaaggaggagctggagaacaGGAAtaaaggtctggagaacatgggGAAGGTTGTGGAAAGCATGGAGAAGgtttggagaagatggagaagggtttggagcacaaggagaaggtctggggagcaaggaggagggactggagaagatggagaaggggctggagaggaaggaggaggttgTGGAGAAcatggggaagggtctggagaagatggagaaggttgtggagaagttgtgaggagcatctgagggccctgtgggtgctgatcctggagcagaggaggctgaggggagaccttgtggctctctgcaaccccctgagaggaggttggagccagggggggtcgggctctgctcccaaggaacaagggatgggacaagaggaacttttggcacaactcaagtggtgccaggggaggtttgggttggagctggggaagaatttctccctggaaagggttgtcagggcctggcccaggctgcccagggcagggctggagtccccatcatccctggaggggtttcagaccctggggatgtggggatgagggacatgggatGGGGGTGAGGTCAGAGTTGGGTTCCACGATCCCAAAGTTTTTTCCCAACCAGAAGGATTttgtggtggagtccccatcatccctggaggggtttcagaccctAGGGATGttgggatgagggacatggggtcAGGGTTGGGTTCCATGATCCCAAAGGTTTTTCCCAAGCAGAAGGATTTTATGGTGCAGTCCCCATCCTCCCTGGAGGGTTCCCAATCAATCCCTGGAGCTTTGGTGCTGGGGGGGCAGTGGTGTCCCGGGCAGTGGTgtggggggcgggggggatgGCTGGGTGATCTCCAAGGGTTTTTCCAAGGTGAGGATTCCCTGCTCCTGGTCCTGGCAGGGTGGAACACGCCCGGATGCACGCCAAGCACCGGGGCCACGAGGCCATGCACGCCGAGATGGTCCTGATCCTCATTGCCACCCTGGTGGTggcccagctcctcctggtccAGTGGAAGCAGAGACACCCCCGTTCCTACAACGTGAGTCTTCCCCCAAACCAGACCCCCCTGGCCTTGggaatcccttccctggccttgggaatcccttccctggcctTGGGAATCTCTTCCCTGGCCTTGggaatcccttccctggcctTGGGAATCCCTTCCCCGGCCTTGggaatcccttccctggccttgggaatcccttccctggccttgggaatcccttccctggccttgggaatcccttccctggcctTGGGAATCCCTTCCTCAACCTTGggagtcccttccccagccttgggagtcccttccccagctttggGAATCCCTTCCCTAGCCTTGGGAATCCCTTCCTCAACCTTGGgattcccctccccagctttgggattcccctccccagccttggGAATCCCTTCTCCAGCCTTGGGAATCCCTTCCTTGGCCTTGGGAATCCCTTCCCCAGTCTTGGGAATCCCTTCTCCAGTCTTGggaatcccttccctggccttgggaatcccttccctggcctTGGgaatcccttcccagccttgGGATTCCCCTTCCCAGCCTTGggaatcccttccctggcctTGGGAATCCCTTCCCCAGTCTTGGGAATCCCTTCTCCAGTCTTGGgaatcccttccccagccttgGGAATCCCTTCCCCAGGATCAGGGATGAGGGCAGATGGCACTCAGAGGCCTCAGACTTCTGGGTTTAGAGCAGAAGTTGGACTTGAGGCTCTtcaaggtcttctccaaccctTGGGATCCCATCTCCTGAGGGTCTCACTCCAAGGGAAttggtatttttcttccctggaaacCTTCAAGATGGGATTGGGGGGGGTGTGGGCCAAGCTGCTCTGCTTGAAGGTGGCCCTGGTGACCTTGAAAGgtccttccagcccaaaccctTCTGCCAGTCCATGATTTTGCCTGCTGGAACTTTGCATTTAAGGGTTTCTGCCTCGTTATTCCCTCCCCCACCATCCTCACTCTGACTTTCTCCACATAATTAACATTCCCAGGAAATAGCCCAGACCTTCTCCAGGAACCCCAATCCCAACCTCTTGGCTTGTCCCTTCCAGGAACCCCAATCCCAACTTTTCCCTCCATGAACCTCAATCCCAACCTCTTGGTTTGTCCCGTCCAAGAACCCCAATCCCAACTTTTCCCTCCAGGAACCCCAATCCCAACCTCTTGGTTTGTTCCTTCCAGGAACCCCAATCCCAACTTTTCCCTCCAGGAACCCCAATCCCAACCTCTtggtttttccctttcaggaATCCCAATCCCAACTTTTCCCTCCAGGAATCCCAATCCCAACCTCttggtttttctctttcaggaatCCCAGTCCCaacctcttgttttttttctgccaggaaCCCCAATCCCAACCTCTTGGTTTGTTCCTTCCAGGAATCCCAATCCCAATTTTTCCCTCCAGGAACCTTAATCCCAACCTCTtggtttttccctttcaggaATCCCAATCCCAACCTCTTGGTTTGTTCCTTCCAGGAACCCCAATCCCAGCCtcttggttttttccctccaggaaCCCCAATCCCAACCtcttggttttttccctccaggaatCCCAATCCCAACCTCTTGGTTTGTCCCAGGAATCCCAATCCCAACCTCTTGGTTTGTCCCTTCCAGGAACCCCAATCCCAACTTTTCCCTCCATGAACCCCAATCCCAACCTCTTGGTTTGTTCCCTCCAAGAATCCCAACCCCAACCTCTTGGTTTGCTCCTTCCAGGAACCCCAATCCCAACCTCTTGGTTTGTCCCTTCCAGGAACCCCAATCCCAACTTTTCCCTCCAGGAATCCCAATCCCAACCTCttagtttttctctttcaggaatCCCAATCCCAACCTCTTGGTTTGTCCCAGGAATCCCAGTCCCAacctcttgtttttttcctgccaggaATCCCAATCCCAACCTCTTGATTTGTCCCTTCCGGGAACCCCAATCCCAACTTTTCCCTCCAGGAATCCCAATCCCAACCTCTTGGTTTGTCCCTTCCCCAATCCCAACTTTTCCCTCCAGGAATCCCAATCCCAACCtcttggttttttccctccaggaaCCCCAATCCCAACTTTTCCCTCCAGGAATCCCAATCCCAACCtcttggttttttccctccaggaaCCCCAATCCCAACCTCTTGGTTTGTTCCTTCCAGGAACCCCAATCCCAGCCTCTtggtttttccctttcaggaACCCCAATCCCAACCTCTTGGTTTCTCCCAGGAATCCCAATCCCaacctcttgttttttttctgccaggaaCCCCAATCCCAACCTCTTGGTTTGTCCCCTCCAGGAACCCCAATCCCAACCTCTTGGTTTTTCCCAAGAACCCCAATCCCAAcctcttgttttcttccctcttgGGAAGAGCCAGAGGGGAGCCCAGAGCCTTCTGCTCCATCCTGAGGTGTCTGTGGGTGCTTTATTTGAGGTGGAAAAGGTTCAATTCCCACTCCTGAGGTGGATCAGTTCCTGTGGATCCCTCTGGAGATGTTTCCTGCTCCCacttctgctccttttccccccaaagATGGaacctggctgctgcctcccactCCCTGTCTCTGTTCCTTGGGTGCCAAAGTCCAAACTTCCCGAGGTTCCTGGTGCCTCCCATGGATCTCAGGAGCTTTCTGGTGGTTGCTGAGTGGCCACCCAGGTCCCAGTGCcccctccctgtgtccctgcagaTGGTGACCCTCTTCCAGATGTGGGTGGTGCCCCTGTATTTCACCATCAAGCTGAACTGGTGGCGGTTCCTGGTCATCTGGGTCCTCTTCTCAGCTGTCACAGCTTTTGTCACCTTCAGGGCCACACGAAAGCCTCTGGTCCAGACCACCCCCAGGTGAGGAGGGGTCTGCTCGGGGTGGTGGTGCCCACtcctgaggagctgctcctgccttcaGCTTGGCTCGGGGAGAGGGCCTgaggggtcggtactgggaccggtgttgttcaatatcttcatcaatgacttggatgagggtatgGAATgtcccctcagcaagtttgctgatgacactaagctgggaggagtggctgacacaccagaaggctgtgctgccattcagagagacttagacaggctggagagttgggcagggagaaacatgatgaaattcaacaaggggaagtggagagttttgcatttggggaagaacaacacgatgtcccagtataggttgggggctgagctgctggagagcagtgtaggtgaaagagacctgggggtcctggtagacaagaagatgcccatgagccagcaatgtgcccttgtggccaagaaggccaatggcatcctggggtgcattagaaagggggtggttagtaggtcaagagaggttctcctccccctctattctgcattggtgaggccacacctggagtattgtgtccagttctgggcccctcagttcaagaaggacagggaagtgcttgaaagagtccagcgcagagctactgagatgattaagggagtggaacatctcccttatgaggaaaggctgagggagctgggtctctttagtttggagaaaaggagactgaggggtgacctcatcaatgttttcaaatatgtaaggggtgagtgtcagggagatggagttaggcttttctcagtggtgaccagtgataggacaaggggtaatgggtgtaaattggagcacaggaggttcaagttgaatatcagaaaaaatttttttactgtaagggtgacagagccctggaacaggctgcccaggggggttgtggagtctccttcactggagacattcaaaacccacctggacacgttcctaggggatggactctagggggccctgctctggcagggggttggactagatgatctttccaggtcccttccaacccctaggattctaggattctatgattctattattctctGAGGCCTTTCCCAACCTTTGGAGATCCCAAGCTTCCCAGTTTGGAAAAGCAGGACCATGGTGGTGGCCAAGGTGGAGCTGGAATGAGGAGATTTCAGAGTGCTGGGTGGGTGAAGGGTCTGCAGGCACCATCCAAGGTTGGGAGGACAAGTTCTCCAGGTGCCTTCAGGAGAAACAGAAGTGGTGGGATgggtttcttcttcttcccaggTTGGTTTATAAATGGTTCCTCCTGATCTACAAGATCAGCTACGCCACTGGGATCGTGGGGTACATGGCAGTCATGTTCACCCTCTTTGGGCTCAACTTATTGTTCAGGTGAGTCAGTCCTGGGGTCCTGCTCCCAGGACAGGTGGGAGGAGGTGTTGGGTCAGGAGAACCTCAATGGGAGGcaccaaaccccccctgtcctgggctgtgtcaccagcaggaggttgggttgggtggaatgatggggttgggttgggtggaATGGTggggatgggataggatgggatgggatgggctgggatgggatggattgggttgggttgggatgggttgggttgggttgggatggattgggctgggttgggttgggtggaATGGTTGGgatgagttgggttgggttgggttgggatgggatgggatggattgggctgggttgggttgggttgggtggaatggttgggatgggttgggttgggatggaTTGGGTTGGGTGGAATggttgggatgggttgggatggattgggttgggttgggatgggatgggtggaatggtggggatgggatggaattGGTTGGGTTGGGATGTGATGGGTTGAGTGAAATGGTtgagaggaggtgaggagggtTGGGTGGAATGgtagggatgggat is a window of Heliangelus exortis unplaced genomic scaffold, bHelExo1.hap1 Scaffold_283, whole genome shotgun sequence DNA encoding:
- the LOC139790854 gene encoding S-antigen protein-like, whose translation is MGSTFPGMGFTFPGMGSTFPGMGFTFPGMGFTFPGMGSTFPGMGSTFPGMEVSTLGTRGQLLSSSQDPEKDPEDPEKDPEKDPKIQRKGPEKGPRGRSRERTQRKDPEKGPRERSRERSREGSREGSKDPEKDPEKDPEKGPRERTQGKDPGKGPRERSRGRSRGGSRGGSRGGSRDPEEDPERDPERDPEKGPRGRSKDPEKDPERDPEEDPEEDPEIQRRIQRKDPEKGPRERSRERSRERTQGKDPGKGPRERIQKKIQKKIQKKIQGRIQRKIQRRIQRSRGGSREGPREGSRGRSRERPRGGSKDPEKDPEKDPEKDPEKGPRERTQGKDPGKGPRGRSRGRSRGRSRGRSRGGSRGGSRGGSRGGSRGGSRDPEEDPERDPERDPERDPEKGPRGRSKDPEKDPERDPEEDPEEDPEIQRRIQRKDPEKGPRERSRERTQGKDPEKDPEKDPEKDPGEDPGKNPEEDPEKDPEIQRRIQRGTQRGIQGKIQRETQRRIQRSREGSRERTQGKIQGKDPGKDPEKDPKKDPEEDPGEDPGEDPGEDPGEDPEKDPEKGPRERTQRKDPEKGPRERTQRKDPEEDPEEDSEKGKLKEDPK